Proteins encoded by one window of Acetivibrio thermocellus ATCC 27405:
- a CDS encoding flagellin N-terminal helical domain-containing protein, giving the protein MRINNNIMAYNAHRQLKVNASAQEKSLEKLSSGYRINRAGDDAAGLSISEKMRAQIRGLQMASKNAQDGISLIQTAEGALTETHAILQRMRELAVQAANDTNVTKDRSAIQLEINELAEEVTRIAEKTQFNTRTLLAGGLKDDGAVTIQIGANKGETLSIEIGTMTAAKLSVSGLVVSTSAWAQSAISKIDAAINTVSTERARLGAKQNRLEHTIKNLDTAAENLQASESRIRDVDMAQEMMNFTKNNILNQAATAMLAQANMVPQGVLQLLG; this is encoded by the coding sequence ATGAGAATTAACAACAACATTATGGCGTACAACGCCCACAGACAATTAAAAGTAAATGCGTCAGCGCAGGAAAAATCCTTGGAGAAATTGTCATCAGGCTACAGAATCAACAGAGCTGGTGACGATGCAGCAGGTCTGTCCATATCCGAAAAAATGAGAGCGCAGATCAGAGGTCTGCAAATGGCGTCAAAGAATGCCCAGGACGGTATTTCACTCATCCAAACTGCAGAAGGAGCTTTAACTGAAACTCACGCAATCCTTCAAAGAATGAGAGAGCTTGCAGTACAGGCAGCAAACGATACAAACGTGACAAAGGATAGAAGCGCAATTCAGCTCGAAATAAATGAGTTGGCTGAGGAAGTAACCAGAATAGCCGAAAAGACCCAGTTCAACACCAGAACTCTGTTGGCCGGTGGATTGAAAGATGATGGTGCGGTTACAATTCAAATAGGTGCCAACAAGGGAGAAACTTTGTCCATAGAAATAGGAACAATGACAGCCGCAAAACTTTCTGTATCAGGTTTGGTAGTTAGCACTTCGGCATGGGCTCAGTCAGCTATTTCAAAGATTGATGCCGCAATTAACACAGTATCAACAGAGAGAGCAAGACTTGGAGCGAAACAGAACAGATTGGAGCATACAATAAAGAACCTTGACACAGCAGCAGAAAACCTGCAGGCGTCTGAATCAAGAATCAGGGATGTAGACATGGCACAAGAAATGATGAACTTCACGAAGAACAATATCCTCAATCAGGCTGCTACGGCAATGTTGGCTCAGGCTAACATGGTTCCGCAGGGTGTTCTTCAGTTATTGGGCTAA
- a CDS encoding aldehyde dehydrogenase family protein, which produces MAENHDYEREINRLFELQKKNVVRLRTSSIDERIAKLKKLKEYIWENKEKIQEAVYNDLRKPPEEVLLTEIYPVVSEIRHVIKNLKKWTKPKKVRTPISLFGAKSYYRFEAKGVVLIISPWNYPFELSIGPLITAIAAGNAVVLKPSELSPHTSGYIKKLVADIFDESEVAVVEGDAVVAQKLLEMGFNHIFFTGSTKVAKAVLKKASETLSSVTLELGGKSPVIIDGKFDIEEAAKKITWGKYLNAGQTCIAPDYVFVKKELLGDFVSHLKHYIKKYYYSDGSGRCSNYCGIINERHFNRLKNVFEVTVKEGAKVCEGGLFVENECYISPTVLTDVGRDSYIMEEEIFGPILPVLTYEKIDDVIEYINSKPAPLVLYVFSRDRKFYRHVINNVISGDCLINDVIAHFANPRLPFGGHNASGIGKSHGYYGFREFSHLRSIMIQPKRTMLQLLYPPYGEFVKKLIEWSTKYF; this is translated from the coding sequence ATGGCGGAAAATCATGACTATGAGAGAGAAATAAACAGATTGTTTGAATTGCAGAAGAAAAACGTTGTACGGCTTCGCACATCGAGTATAGATGAGAGAATTGCGAAACTGAAAAAATTGAAAGAATATATTTGGGAAAATAAAGAAAAGATTCAGGAGGCGGTTTATAACGATTTGAGAAAGCCTCCGGAGGAGGTTTTATTAACCGAAATATATCCTGTTGTCTCGGAAATCAGGCATGTAATAAAGAATTTGAAAAAATGGACAAAGCCTAAGAAAGTCAGAACACCCATATCTCTTTTTGGGGCAAAAAGCTATTACAGATTTGAGGCAAAAGGGGTGGTGCTGATTATTTCACCGTGGAACTATCCCTTTGAACTCTCAATAGGCCCGTTAATCACTGCCATTGCTGCCGGGAATGCGGTTGTATTGAAGCCTTCGGAATTGAGTCCCCATACATCCGGTTATATAAAGAAACTTGTGGCAGACATTTTTGATGAAAGTGAGGTTGCTGTTGTTGAAGGGGATGCGGTGGTGGCCCAAAAACTGCTGGAGATGGGTTTTAATCATATATTTTTTACCGGAAGTACAAAGGTTGCGAAAGCTGTGCTAAAGAAGGCCTCTGAGACATTGTCTTCGGTAACCCTTGAACTAGGAGGAAAAAGTCCGGTAATTATTGACGGCAAATTTGATATTGAAGAGGCTGCTAAAAAAATAACATGGGGTAAATATTTAAATGCAGGGCAGACATGCATAGCTCCGGATTACGTTTTTGTAAAAAAAGAGCTTTTAGGGGATTTTGTAAGCCACTTAAAACATTACATAAAAAAATATTATTATTCTGACGGCAGCGGAAGATGCAGCAACTACTGCGGTATTATCAACGAACGTCACTTTAACAGGCTGAAAAATGTGTTTGAGGTGACGGTAAAAGAGGGGGCAAAAGTTTGTGAGGGCGGTCTGTTTGTTGAGAATGAATGCTATATATCACCTACTGTTTTGACGGATGTGGGCAGAGACTCATATATAATGGAGGAGGAAATTTTCGGGCCGATTTTGCCGGTGCTGACTTATGAAAAAATCGATGATGTCATTGAGTATATAAACTCAAAGCCTGCTCCTTTGGTGTTGTATGTTTTCAGCAGGGACAGGAAATTTTACAGACATGTGATTAATAACGTAATTTCCGGGGATTGTCTGATAAATGATGTGATAGCGCACTTTGCCAATCCCAGGCTGCCTTTTGGAGGGCACAACGCCAGTGGAATCGGAAAGTCCCATGGTTATTACGGATTTAGAGAATTTTCCCACCTGCGTTCAATCATGATTCAACCAAAACGCACAATGTTGCAGTTGCTCTACCCTCCGTACGGCGAGTTTGTAAAAAAGTTGATTGAGTGGAGTACGAAATATTTTTAG
- the csrA gene encoding carbon storage regulator CsrA, protein MLVLTRKKNESIIINDNIEITVVDIQGEQVRIGINAPKSISIYRKEIYLEIQAENKKAAEIKNVDLKEDLKDFLK, encoded by the coding sequence GTGCTGGTTCTGACGAGAAAGAAAAATGAATCCATAATTATTAATGACAATATTGAGATTACTGTTGTTGACATTCAAGGGGAGCAGGTGCGTATCGGCATTAATGCGCCGAAAAGCATATCTATTTACAGGAAGGAGATATACCTGGAAATACAGGCTGAAAACAAAAAGGCTGCGGAAATTAAGAATGTGGATCTGAAGGAGGACTTAAAGGATTTTTTGAAGTAA
- the fliW gene encoding flagellar assembly protein FliW, producing MLLKTKHFGEINIDESKIIEFKDGIPGFENLKRYVVLYDGDKNSPFRWLQNVDDGELAFAVVNPFMVVKDYDFEIPDEAVESLGIESILDVMVLSIVVVPEDISKMTMNLKAPVIINTKNNKGMQVVLDTDRYSVRHYIIEELRRQEVNVGAGSDEKEK from the coding sequence ATGCTTCTTAAAACCAAACACTTTGGAGAAATAAATATTGATGAAAGTAAAATTATTGAATTTAAAGACGGAATACCCGGGTTTGAAAACTTGAAACGGTATGTGGTATTATATGACGGAGACAAGAATTCACCGTTTAGATGGCTTCAGAATGTTGATGACGGAGAGCTTGCCTTTGCAGTGGTTAATCCTTTTATGGTTGTTAAGGATTACGATTTTGAAATACCCGATGAGGCTGTTGAAAGTCTTGGTATCGAAAGTATTCTGGATGTGATGGTGCTTTCGATAGTTGTCGTTCCGGAGGATATTTCGAAAATGACTATGAATTTGAAGGCTCCTGTCATTATAAACACAAAAAATAATAAAGGTATGCAAGTTGTCCTTGACACGGATAGATATAGTGTGAGACACTATATAATAGAAGAGCTCCGGAGACAGGAGGTAAATGTAGGTGCTGGTTCTGACGAGAAAGAAAAATGA
- a CDS encoding DUF6470 family protein — protein sequence MGIIITQTHARIGIDRTYSKMEIETQNARFKLHQNHAKVEIETELPKIEIDQYEAFASAGLKNHLDLAREIAQKGRQNALRYIGKVADDGDALAAIENGGNLIPELAKRDSYKTHEFNIDAIPKASPKVSVSGGLEIDFPQDYRRIIHNGVEGIFIPPYFDLKYTPEKIKIYLEQYASIKIDYVENKIDTYV from the coding sequence ATGGGTATTATTATAACACAAACCCATGCCAGAATCGGTATTGACAGAACCTATTCAAAAATGGAGATTGAGACTCAAAATGCCCGGTTTAAGCTTCATCAAAATCATGCGAAAGTGGAAATAGAAACTGAGCTTCCCAAAATCGAGATTGACCAGTATGAAGCTTTTGCAAGCGCCGGGCTTAAAAACCATCTGGATTTGGCAAGGGAAATAGCGCAAAAAGGGCGTCAGAATGCATTAAGATACATCGGGAAAGTGGCCGATGACGGAGATGCCCTGGCTGCTATTGAAAACGGAGGGAATTTGATTCCGGAGCTTGCAAAGAGGGATTCATACAAGACCCACGAATTTAACATTGACGCCATTCCAAAAGCAAGTCCCAAGGTTTCAGTGAGCGGAGGACTGGAAATTGATTTCCCGCAAGACTACCGGAGGATCATCCACAACGGTGTCGAAGGAATCTTTATTCCGCCGTATTTTGATTTGAAATACACTCCGGAGAAAATAAAAATATATTTGGAACAATATGCATCAATAAAAATTGACTATGTGGAGAATAAAATCGATACATATGTGTAA